The DNA segment TGCTCGGGCTCGACTGGTTCTATGTGACGGCGCGCTCGATCGCCCGCGAGGAGCCTTTCGCGCCCGCCGCGCTCGCTTTGCCGCGCGAGAGCGTCGAGAAGCTGCTGCGTCTCTGCCGCGTCGGCCATAGCCGCGGCATAGAGACCGCTCTGGGCGAGATCGAGGCCGCTGCGCCGGAGCGCGCCGCGGCGATCGCGCAATTGCGCGCCATGGCGCAGAATTTCGAATTCGAGGAGCTGGCGCAGACGCTGGAGGCCGCATTGACGCAGGAGGCCGAGCATGTCGGCTGATCTGCGCCAGCGCGATACGGCCCTTGTCGTCGATGACAATCGCGACGAGCTGAGCCTCCTCGTCGAGGCGCTGGAGCGCGCCGATTTCACCGCTCTCGCCGCCACCAATGGCGAGGCGGCGCTGGCTCTGCTGGAGCGCGTGACTCCCAATGTCGTCGTGCTGGACGCGGTGATGTCCGGCCTCGACGGCTTCGCCGCCTGCCGGCGCATAAAGCAGAATCCGCGCTTCGCGCATCTGCCGGTGATCTTCCTCACCGGGCTCAAGGACACGAGCCATGTGCTCATGGGGCTCGAGGCCGGCGGCGTCGATTATGTGGTGAAGCCTGTCATCATCGAGGAGCTCGTCGCCCGCATTCGCATTCACGTCTCCAACGCCAAGGCCGCCTTCGGCGCGCGCGTGGCGCTGGACGCAACGGGCCGCCATCTGCTGGCGACGGACCGCGACGGCCGGCTGCTCTGGTGCACGCCCCAGGCGGCTGATCTTCTCGCCGCGCGTCTCGGCCCCTTCGAGATTTTGCGCTCGCAGCCGCCGGAGGCGTTTTCGGCTCTGCTGCGGGAGGCGGCGGCGCGTCGCGAACATGACGCGCCCGCCGTTGCCGGGGAGGCGGTCACCGTCTCCTTTCTCTGCGAGATCGGCGGCGACGAGCTGCTGTTTCGCCTGACCGAGCCGCAGAGCGTCAGCGACGAGGCGCTTCTGGCGCAAAAATTCGCGCTGACATTGCGCGAGGCGGAGGTGCTGAGCTGGCTCGCGCGCGGCAAGTCGAATCACGACATAGCCGAGATTCTCTGCATCTCGCCCCGCACGGTGCATAAGCATTTGGAGCGCATTTTCGTGAAGCTCGGCGTCGACAGCCGCTCCTCCGCGACGTCCGTGGCGCTGCAGACGCTGAAGGCGCTGGCGGTGGATTGAGGGGCGGAGCCGGAGCGGAAGCTCTTGTCTTTCCGCGCGATCGAAGCTTGGATGCGCGCGCCGGCCGATGGAATGCGCGGCGTAATGGAGCCCTCATGAGCGGTGAGCTTTCGGATTTGTCCTCTCGTCTCGTCGCCCTGGAGACGGCGCTCGCGCATCAGGACAAGACCGTCGCCGAGCTGAACGACGTCATCGCCTCGCAATGGCGACGGATCGACACGCTGGAGCGGCAGATCGCTCGCCTGCGCGAGGAGTTCCAGACGCTCGGCCACCGCGACGCGCCGGAGCGACCGCCGCCGCATTATTGAGGCGTCGGTGTTTATCTAATTGAATTTATTGTATTTTTGGTGCCCCTGGCCGGAGTCGAACCAGCACTCCTTGCGGAACTCGATTTTGAGTCGAGCGCGTCTACCAATTCCGCCACAGGGGCGCGGGCCGGCGGGGCCGGCGTCGCGGCGCGGATATTAGCCGGGCCGAAGCCTCCGTCAAGGCGCGCTTCCGCGTTTCGCACGGCCGATGCGCCGCCAGCCTCGCCTCCGGCGCCGCGAGGTGGTAAGCGAGGGGCGCTTCGCCCTTAGAACCGGTTGGAAAATGATCAAAAAGCTCTACGACTGGACCATGTCGCTCGCCGGCAGCCGGCATGCGCCTTTCGCGCTCGGCGCCATAGCTTTTGCGGAAAGCTCCTTTTTCCCCATCCCGCCGGATGTGATTCTCCTGCCCATGTCGCTGGCCGAGCCCAAGCGCTCCTGGCTCTATGCCGCCATCTGCACCGTGGCCTCTGTGGCTGGCGGCGCGCTCGGCTACGCCATAGGCGCGCTGTTCTACGACACGATCGGCCTCTGGCTCATCGATCTCTATGGCTATGCCGCCAAAATGGAGGCGCTGCGGGCGTTCTACGCCCATTGGGGCGCGCTCTTCATTCTGGTGAAGGGGCTGACGCCGATTCCCTTCAAGCTCGTCACCATCGTGTCCGGGCTGATGGATTATAATTTCGGCCTGTTTCTCGCGCTTTCGCTGGTGACGCGCGGCGCGCGCTTCTTCATCCTCGCGGCGGCGATCAATCATTTCGG comes from the Methylosinus sp. PW1 genome and includes:
- a CDS encoding DNA-binding response regulator, translating into MSADLRQRDTALVVDDNRDELSLLVEALERADFTALAATNGEAALALLERVTPNVVVLDAVMSGLDGFAACRRIKQNPRFAHLPVIFLTGLKDTSHVLMGLEAGGVDYVVKPVIIEELVARIRIHVSNAKAAFGARVALDATGRHLLATDRDGRLLWCTPQAADLLAARLGPFEILRSQPPEAFSALLREAAARREHDAPAVAGEAVTVSFLCEIGGDELLFRLTEPQSVSDEALLAQKFALTLREAEVLSWLARGKSNHDIAEILCISPRTVHKHLERIFVKLGVDSRSSATSVALQTLKALAVD
- a CDS encoding SlyX family protein codes for the protein MSGELSDLSSRLVALETALAHQDKTVAELNDVIASQWRRIDTLERQIARLREEFQTLGHRDAPERPPPHY
- a CDS encoding YqaA family protein; the protein is MIKKLYDWTMSLAGSRHAPFALGAIAFAESSFFPIPPDVILLPMSLAEPKRSWLYAAICTVASVAGGALGYAIGALFYDTIGLWLIDLYGYAAKMEALRAFYAHWGALFILVKGLTPIPFKLVTIVSGLMDYNFGLFLALSLVTRGARFFILAAAINHFGDFLRDKLEAHFGLFIGVMAAIVVVGFIVAAKFL